The region GATGATCGACTGTCATCCGCTATTCACCATTACCGAAGAAACCGGCAGTGGCGCGGCAGCAGCGTTACCGTGGGACGTCAGTGAATTTGTAGGCATCGACATTGCGCCGGTCGCCCCAGGTCAACACTCCAGCGAACACGCCGTGAGCGTAGCCATGCAAGATTCCGGCGGGCCTTACGACTATCACCTGTCTCGGCATCTGCTGCGCCTGGCCAGTGACAATGAATTGCCGGTCCGCCGCGATCTGTTCCGCTATTACTTCAGCGATGCCCATTCGGCAGTCACCGCCGGCCACGACATTCGCACCGCCCTGCTGGCGTTCGGCTGCGATGCGACTCACGGCTACGAACGCACGCATATCGACAGCCTGGCAGCCCTCAGTCGCCTACTGGGCGCCTACATCCTCAGCCCGCCGGTATTTGCCAGTGACGCACAACCGGCCAAAGGCTCGCTGGACCGCTTCAGTCATCAAATCGAACACGAGACGCAGATGGAAAGCGATACGCGGGTGCCGTCGGTGGACAGCTTGGTAGGCCAACGCTCCGACAACTGACGCCGGAGGGCTTTGCGTTGCCTGGAGAATCGCCATCGCGAGCGTGCTCGCGATGGCGACAACGCACCGCATGAGTCCGGACTAGCCGCCACCGGCCATTGGCCGTAGCATCGCCACATTGTTTTAACCGAGGTGCCTATGCTGATCCCCTACGACCAACTCGAAGTCGACACCCTGACCCGCCTGATCGAGGATTTCGTGACCCGTGACGGCACGGATAACGGCGATGACACGCCGCTTGAGACCCGTGTATTACGCGTTCGCCAGGCATTGACCAAAGGCCAGGCACTGATCGTCTTCGACCCCGAAAGCGAGCAATGCCAGTTGATGCTCAAGCACGACGTGCCCAAGCACCTGTTTGACTGAAGCCTTCAGCGACCCTTGCTCTGGGCACGCTGGACCTGTTGAACCTGGATGCGCTCATACACCTCGGCTCGATGAACACTGACGTTTTGCGGGGCCTCCACGCCCAAGCGCACATTTGCGCCATTGACGGCCAAAATGCGCACGGAGATGTTGTCGCCAATCGAAATCAATTCGCCGACAACGCGGCTAAGTACAAGCATGGAATTTATCCTTCAAGGTTACCGGACCTTGAAGATGCCCCGTGCGCCGCACGCCGACAATGAGACGGCAGCAAAACAGTCCCGCCCTACAACGCCTAAAGAATCTACTGACAGATACGCCCCGCAAAACCATCCAATGAAGGATCGGTCCGTCAGGCAGCGCTAAAACGCGGGCCAAATAAAATAACGCTGGCGCCGATGACGCACAGTGCGACACCGATCCAGTCCGAGCTGAGCGGACGCACACGCTCAACCACCGCCAGCCAGCCAATTGACGCAATGATATAGATGCCACCGTAGGCGGCGTAAGCACGACCGGCGTAGGTCGCTTCGACTCGGGTCAGCAGCAGCGCGAACAGGGTCAGGCTTAATATTGCTGGCACAACCCACAGCGCGCTTTTGCCCTGTCGCAGCCACATCCAGAAAGCGAAGCAGCCCGCAATTTCGAACAGTGCTGCGAGGAAAAACCATACGTAATTGAGCATACGAACGACTCGTGAGAATGGCGTTGGCGCTCACCCTAACGACGCCCTTGCCCAAGGGCAAGTTCAGCCCGCCGTTTGTTTGGCCTTGGCGCGCATTTTGTCGGCCATGACGGTCATTTCGTTGTAGAGCAATTGTGGGTTCTTTTGTTTGATCGCCCAGGCCATGCGACCTTGTTCGTGGGGCAGGATCATGAACTCATCCGCTGCGACCTGCTGGTAGATGTAATCGGCAATATCAGAGGCGCTGATGGGTGAGCTTTCAAGCAACTTGCCGACTTGGGCTTTCATGGCCGGAGTCGGGCCACGAAAGGAATCCAGTAAGTTGGTCTGAAAGAACGACGGACAAACCACATGCACACCGACTTCCTGTTGGGCGAGTTCAATCAGCAAGCTTTCAGACAATGCGACCACACCGGCCTTGGCCACGTTGTAGTTGCTCATGGCAGGGCCTTGCATCAGCGCCGCCATCGACGCGATGTTGATGATCTTGCCCTTGCTTTTTTCCAGCAGCGGCAGAAACGCCTTGCACCCCTTGACCACGCCCATCAAGTTGATCGCGATCTGCCAGTCCCAATCTTCCAGTGACAGCTCACTAAAGAACCCGCCCGAGGCCACCCCGGCATTATTGACGATGACATCGACACCACCGAGTTTCTCTTCGCAAGCCTGGGCCAAAGCGGTCAACTGGCTGTAGTCGCGCACATCGCAGCGCTGGGTAAACCCTTCACCGCCCGCCTCTCGAACACGTTTCAGCGTTTCCTGCAAACCAGCCTCGCTGACGTCTGAC is a window of Pseudomonas sp. DC1.2 DNA encoding:
- a CDS encoding YheU family protein, which translates into the protein MLIPYDQLEVDTLTRLIEDFVTRDGTDNGDDTPLETRVLRVRQALTKGQALIVFDPESEQCQLMLKHDVPKHLFD
- the csrA gene encoding carbon storage regulator CsrA, translating into MLVLSRVVGELISIGDNISVRILAVNGANVRLGVEAPQNVSVHRAEVYERIQVQQVQRAQSKGR
- a CDS encoding YnfA family protein, producing MLNYVWFFLAALFEIAGCFAFWMWLRQGKSALWVVPAILSLTLFALLLTRVEATYAGRAYAAYGGIYIIASIGWLAVVERVRPLSSDWIGVALCVIGASVILFGPRFSAA
- a CDS encoding SDR family oxidoreductase, which produces MQNRMMITGAGSGLGREIALRWAREGWQLALSDVSEAGLQETLKRVREAGGEGFTQRCDVRDYSQLTALAQACEEKLGGVDVIVNNAGVASGGFFSELSLEDWDWQIAINLMGVVKGCKAFLPLLEKSKGKIINIASMAALMQGPAMSNYNVAKAGVVALSESLLIELAQQEVGVHVVCPSFFQTNLLDSFRGPTPAMKAQVGKLLESSPISASDIADYIYQQVAADEFMILPHEQGRMAWAIKQKNPQLLYNEMTVMADKMRAKAKQTAG